The proteins below come from a single Borreliella afzelii genomic window:
- the frr gene encoding ribosome recycling factor, with translation MEDYKAFLDEKMSKVLLSLDNEYKTLRTGRISSNIFDKIFVQYHGQRTPITQVSSIRIPEARLVVIQPWDKTILNKIEQAILNSDLSMNPSSDGSVIRIKVPALTSERRQDIVKHAKKIAEEHKISTRNIRQDLNNKVKKQEKESEITEDSLKRILDDIQKSTDIYIKKIDAILESKIQEIMEV, from the coding sequence ATGGAAGATTATAAGGCTTTTCTGGATGAAAAGATGAGCAAGGTTCTTTTATCACTTGACAATGAATATAAAACGTTAAGAACAGGTAGAATTAGTAGTAATATTTTTGATAAAATTTTTGTTCAATACCATGGCCAAAGGACACCCATAACTCAAGTGTCAAGTATTAGAATTCCTGAAGCAAGACTTGTTGTTATTCAACCTTGGGATAAAACTATCTTGAATAAGATAGAACAAGCTATACTTAATTCTGATCTTTCTATGAACCCTTCAAGCGATGGTTCTGTTATTAGAATTAAAGTTCCAGCTTTAACTAGTGAAAGGCGGCAAGATATTGTAAAGCATGCTAAAAAAATAGCAGAAGAACATAAAATTTCAACTAGAAATATACGGCAGGATTTAAATAATAAGGTTAAAAAGCAAGAAAAAGAATCGGAAATCACAGAAGACAGTTTGAAAAGAATTTTAGATGATATTCAGAAATCCACAGATATTTATATTAAAAAGATAGATGCGATTTTAGAATCTAAAATTCAAGAAATAATGGAAGTTTAA
- a CDS encoding 30S ribosomal protein S1, giving the protein MENQKDLQENYLKVLERVELGSRVSGTIVNIMKDYVLVDVGYKSEGFIKIEEFENVPKIGDKLEAIVVRIGGELGLILSVEKLDSLNFQDKVNEYIQNKKVIKGKVLVELSNGYKIQINENVSGFMPFYLSSKSKDEKLKRGSIVEFYILEASETDGLRLILDRRTLERERELAKRIELVSSYNEEDVVDGMVDRITEYGAIIKIKNFVTGILHKRNIAFNQVENIEDFIRVGDKLKLKIIKINPQTGKMELSLKALKANPWDSVDVKYKIDSIVKGKVVKILPFGAVIELDSELSGFLHISNFSWIKVVKSPQELIKLGQMVEVKILEIDKENQKISLGIKQINENPWERLTEKYPIGKVIQGVVTNITKTGAFVNIEEGIDAYVSKFDISWLEEIDPEEYFKIGDLVNGKVLEVDRRKRNVRLGIKQLEESPWEDFSKSYKKGDAIEVEIVEKKSKGFQVRVYNKIMGFISKIQLGDTKESSLETFEKLSIGDKLKVVITNIDSKDKSVLLSYREYENQKSREEISSYLFKGNDEESYKPFENLLKRDE; this is encoded by the coding sequence ATGGAAAATCAAAAAGATTTACAAGAAAATTATTTGAAAGTACTTGAAAGGGTAGAACTTGGAAGTCGTGTTTCTGGAACGATTGTTAACATTATGAAGGATTATGTTCTAGTCGATGTTGGCTATAAATCTGAAGGCTTTATCAAGATTGAAGAATTTGAAAATGTTCCCAAAATTGGTGATAAACTTGAAGCAATCGTTGTAAGAATAGGTGGAGAATTGGGGCTGATTTTAAGTGTTGAAAAGCTTGATTCTTTGAATTTTCAAGATAAAGTAAATGAGTATATTCAAAATAAAAAAGTAATTAAAGGTAAAGTGTTGGTTGAGCTTTCTAATGGCTATAAGATTCAAATTAATGAAAATGTTTCTGGTTTTATGCCTTTTTATTTAAGCTCTAAATCTAAGGATGAGAAATTAAAAAGAGGCTCTATTGTTGAATTTTATATTCTTGAAGCAAGCGAAACGGACGGTTTGAGGCTTATTCTTGATAGGCGCACTTTAGAAAGAGAAAGGGAGCTTGCCAAGAGAATAGAGCTAGTAAGTTCTTATAATGAAGAAGATGTGGTTGATGGTATGGTTGATCGTATTACAGAATATGGTGCGATTATAAAAATTAAAAATTTTGTTACAGGAATTTTACATAAAAGAAATATTGCTTTTAATCAAGTTGAAAATATTGAAGATTTTATTAGAGTTGGTGATAAGTTAAAGTTGAAAATTATTAAGATAAATCCACAAACAGGTAAAATGGAATTATCTCTTAAGGCCTTAAAAGCAAATCCTTGGGATTCTGTAGATGTTAAATATAAAATTGATAGCATTGTAAAAGGGAAAGTTGTAAAAATTTTGCCCTTTGGAGCTGTTATTGAGCTTGACAGCGAATTGTCAGGGTTTTTACATATAAGTAATTTTTCTTGGATAAAAGTAGTAAAGAGTCCTCAAGAATTAATAAAACTTGGTCAGATGGTAGAAGTTAAGATTTTAGAGATAGACAAAGAAAATCAAAAAATATCTCTGGGTATTAAACAAATTAATGAGAATCCTTGGGAGAGATTAACTGAGAAATATCCTATTGGAAAGGTTATTCAAGGAGTTGTTACTAATATTACAAAAACAGGCGCTTTTGTAAATATTGAAGAAGGCATAGATGCTTATGTGAGCAAGTTTGATATTTCTTGGCTTGAAGAGATTGATCCTGAGGAATATTTTAAGATAGGCGATTTAGTGAATGGGAAAGTGCTTGAGGTTGACAGGCGAAAGAGAAATGTTAGATTAGGAATTAAGCAGTTAGAAGAGAGTCCTTGGGAAGATTTTTCTAAAAGCTATAAAAAAGGTGATGCTATTGAGGTTGAGATTGTAGAGAAAAAGTCAAAAGGCTTTCAAGTAAGAGTTTATAATAAAATAATGGGATTTATTAGCAAAATCCAACTAGGAGATACAAAAGAATCCAGTTTAGAAACTTTTGAAAAATTAAGCATTGGAGATAAGCTTAAGGTGGTAATAACAAATATTGATTCTAAAGACAAATCAGTGCTGCTCTCTTATAGGGAGTATGAGAATCAAAAATCAAGAGAAGAGATTTCTTCTTATTTATTTAAGGGTAATGATGAGGAATCTTATAAGCCGTTTGAAAATTTGCTAAAGAGGGATGAATAA
- the cmk gene encoding (d)CMP kinase produces the protein MIIAIDGPSASGKSSIARELSVKLGFKFISSGYLYRIITLIAQRSFISGCDFISENRLLNLVLENDISFNDSSFLLNGENVENQILNDKIDFQVSFYSSYIGIRNIVNKKLREVVKFSDDNYIIEGRDITTIVFPESEFKIYLDASVKVRALRRYKQRNGNETLEELERTLKKRDDVDKNKQYGKLELSKGVFYLDTSYKGLDDVCNIIIEKFNLKKVRER, from the coding sequence ATGATAATAGCAATTGATGGGCCTTCAGCATCAGGAAAAAGTTCAATTGCAAGAGAGCTTAGTGTAAAACTAGGTTTTAAATTTATCAGTTCTGGTTATCTTTATAGAATAATAACTTTAATTGCCCAAAGATCTTTTATTAGTGGCTGCGATTTTATTAGTGAGAATAGACTTTTAAATTTGGTTCTTGAGAATGATATAAGCTTTAATGATTCTAGTTTTTTGCTTAATGGAGAGAATGTTGAAAATCAAATTTTAAACGATAAGATTGATTTTCAGGTTTCTTTTTATTCTTCTTATATTGGAATAAGAAATATTGTGAATAAAAAATTAAGAGAGGTTGTTAAATTTAGCGATGATAATTATATAATAGAAGGTAGAGATATTACTACTATTGTTTTTCCAGAATCTGAATTCAAAATATATCTGGATGCTTCTGTTAAAGTTCGAGCCTTGAGGCGATATAAGCAAAGAAATGGAAATGAGACTTTAGAAGAATTAGAGCGTACTCTTAAAAAAAGAGATGATGTTGATAAGAACAAACAATATGGTAAGTTAGAATTATCAAAAGGGGTTTTTTACCTTGATACAAGCTACAAAGGATTAGACGATGTATGTAATATTATAATAGAAAAGTTTAATTTGAAAAAAGTAAGAGAGAGGTGA
- the rpsB gene encoding 30S ribosomal protein S2: MAIITMKSLLEAGVHFGHQVKRLDPRMKRFIFSERNEIHILDLQKTLQGIKDSYELVQRVIKDGKKVLFIGTKKQASEIIEQEARRSDMPYVNNRWLGGMLSNFNTIRKSVQKLKKLEKMEVDGTFDMISKKEISQLNREKLKLAKNLSGIKDMETLPGAVFIIDPKREQIAINEARKLKIPIISVVDTNCNPDVIDCPIPGNDDAIRSVALFTKIISDAILESDKEVGIQIIENLNEEDLMKEIEIKNDKSDSIEEGGE, translated from the coding sequence TTGGCAATTATTACGATGAAGAGCTTGTTGGAGGCCGGAGTTCATTTTGGTCATCAGGTAAAAAGGCTTGATCCTAGAATGAAAAGATTTATTTTTTCCGAGAGAAATGAAATACATATTTTAGATCTTCAAAAGACTTTACAAGGTATTAAAGATTCTTATGAGCTTGTTCAAAGAGTGATAAAAGATGGCAAAAAGGTGCTTTTTATTGGAACCAAAAAGCAAGCTAGTGAAATAATCGAACAAGAAGCAAGAAGAAGTGATATGCCATATGTTAATAATAGATGGCTTGGGGGCATGCTTTCTAATTTTAATACGATTAGAAAATCTGTTCAAAAATTAAAAAAGCTAGAAAAGATGGAAGTTGATGGAACTTTTGATATGATAAGTAAAAAAGAGATTTCACAGCTCAATCGTGAAAAATTAAAATTAGCTAAAAATTTATCAGGTATTAAAGACATGGAAACGCTTCCTGGTGCTGTTTTTATCATTGATCCTAAGAGGGAGCAAATAGCTATTAATGAGGCTAGAAAATTAAAAATCCCCATTATTTCTGTGGTTGATACAAATTGTAATCCGGATGTTATTGATTGCCCAATTCCTGGGAATGATGATGCTATTCGTTCTGTTGCTTTGTTTACCAAAATAATATCTGATGCTATTTTAGAAAGTGATAAAGAGGTTGGTATTCAAATAATTGAAAATTTGAACGAAGAAGATTTGATGAAAGAAATTGAAATTAAAAATGATAAAAGTGATTCTATTGAAGAAGGGGGGGAATAA
- a CDS encoding pseudouridine synthase translates to MIALKTPRIHVFLAEKGVGSRRFCEELIRKKLVRVNGSIAKLGDKVALGDRIIYKKQIYVFKDLQSKSRVYLALNKPRNYLCSNFDANGRKLAISLVQPLFKERVFSIGRLDFKSSGLLLFTNDGKFANDIIHPRQKVEREYIIESKKDIDENLLISFKLGIKIKKEFFKLKSYEILNKNSARLILDEGKNREIRKVFLSKNVFLKKIHRIRIGNINLDSLKEGQVKIVPLVKINRLKSMLEKSNDNSN, encoded by the coding sequence ATGATTGCACTTAAAACCCCCAGAATTCATGTGTTTTTAGCTGAAAAGGGAGTAGGGTCAAGAAGATTTTGCGAGGAACTGATAAGGAAGAAGCTTGTAAGAGTTAATGGCTCTATTGCCAAGCTTGGGGATAAGGTAGCTTTAGGAGACAGAATAATTTATAAGAAACAGATTTATGTTTTTAAAGACCTTCAAAGTAAGAGTAGAGTTTATTTGGCTCTTAACAAGCCTAGAAATTATTTATGTTCAAATTTTGATGCTAATGGAAGAAAGCTAGCAATATCTTTGGTTCAGCCTTTGTTTAAAGAGCGTGTATTTTCAATTGGTAGGCTTGATTTTAAAAGCTCTGGGCTTTTATTATTCACTAATGACGGTAAATTTGCAAATGATATTATTCATCCAAGGCAAAAAGTTGAAAGAGAATATATTATAGAATCAAAAAAAGATATTGATGAGAATTTGCTTATTTCTTTTAAGTTGGGTATAAAGATAAAAAAAGAATTTTTTAAATTAAAATCTTATGAAATTTTAAATAAAAATTCTGCCAGATTGATTTTAGATGAAGGAAAAAATAGGGAAATAAGAAAAGTGTTTTTAAGCAAAAATGTTTTTTTAAAAAAAATTCATAGAATTAGAATTGGCAATATTAATTTAGATAGCTTAAAGGAAGGTCAAGTAAAAATTGTTCCTTTGGTTAAGATAAATAGGTTGAAATCTATGTTGGAGAAGTCTAATGATAATAGCAATTGA
- a CDS encoding phosphatidate cytidylyltransferase has protein sequence MLSKVKRFAFFARLGTFLFFVPLILFLIFLDFKNYLFLNILIFIFSGFAAKEVNDLLKFKSSGLSSILSFFLGFTPPILTYIHFNVFYLGMNVVYYLVIALVFSNWIVNLVFIKEHEIGNFLSQATSILFILIYPGVLMSFIVSITTFPKAPFLMLILFAMVSGNDTFAYLFGYFLGKNSYRPTIISPNKTLMGFFGGILFSIFTAIFAVVFRLINLSYGESIIFGILIGVFTIIGDLFESGLKRSAGVKDSGKIIPGRGGALDSIDSFLLTGPIFYLYLS, from the coding sequence TTGTTGAGTAAGGTTAAGAGATTTGCTTTTTTTGCAAGGTTGGGAACATTTCTATTTTTTGTTCCTTTGATTTTATTTTTAATATTTTTAGATTTTAAAAATTATTTATTTCTTAATATTTTGATTTTTATATTTAGTGGTTTTGCCGCAAAAGAAGTTAATGATTTATTAAAATTTAAATCGTCAGGACTTTCGAGTATATTATCTTTTTTTTTAGGGTTTACTCCCCCCATTTTAACGTATATTCATTTTAATGTTTTTTATTTAGGCATGAATGTTGTATATTATTTGGTTATAGCGTTAGTGTTTAGTAATTGGATTGTTAATTTAGTATTTATTAAAGAACATGAGATTGGAAACTTTTTGTCTCAAGCAACGTCAATACTTTTTATACTTATATATCCCGGGGTATTAATGTCTTTTATAGTTTCTATTACAACTTTTCCTAAGGCCCCATTTTTAATGTTAATACTTTTTGCTATGGTAAGTGGAAACGATACTTTTGCATATCTTTTTGGCTATTTTTTAGGGAAAAATAGTTATCGTCCTACTATTATTAGTCCAAATAAAACATTAATGGGGTTTTTTGGGGGCATTTTATTTTCTATATTTACTGCTATATTTGCGGTAGTTTTTAGATTAATAAATTTAAGCTATGGAGAATCTATTATTTTTGGCATTTTAATTGGAGTTTTTACCATTATTGGTGATTTGTTTGAATCTGGATTGAAACGAAGTGCTGGAGTAAAGGATTCTGGGAAAATCATTCCTGGTAGAGGTGGGGCTCTTGATTCGATTGATTCTTTTCTTTTGACAGGCCCAATATTTTATTTATACTTATCTTAG
- the tsf gene encoding translation elongation factor Ts: MSIISPQDVKKLREETNAGFGDCKKALSAAGGDFELAKKKLREMGIASAEKRLDRDAKEGRVFSYSNNIHAGLLLVSCETDFVALNHNFVNFGNSLIKELVESGRNSLTASQELELKNLAATIKENIQVKKIFITEIQSNEFVKIYLHGEQSKIGVLVKLKVDDFSKTEDKMLQDFAMDLALHVAALAPIYLRNDDVCPNYIKEQEEIFAKQLELSGKSESIVKGIVAGKIKKHLAEISLLEQGFVKNDKLTVREMLEEVSKAISSKIEIVEFKYLRIG, translated from the coding sequence ATGAGCATTATTAGTCCTCAAGATGTAAAAAAACTTCGAGAAGAAACCAATGCTGGTTTTGGGGATTGTAAAAAAGCTTTGTCTGCTGCTGGTGGAGATTTTGAATTAGCTAAAAAAAAACTTAGAGAAATGGGAATTGCGTCTGCTGAGAAAAGACTTGACCGAGATGCAAAAGAAGGTAGAGTATTCTCATATTCAAATAATATTCATGCAGGTCTTTTGCTTGTTTCTTGTGAAACAGACTTTGTTGCTTTAAATCACAATTTTGTTAATTTCGGTAATTCTTTAATTAAGGAATTGGTAGAGAGTGGAAGAAATTCTTTAACTGCTTCTCAAGAGTTAGAACTTAAAAATTTAGCAGCTACAATAAAAGAAAATATTCAGGTTAAAAAAATTTTTATTACTGAAATTCAATCTAATGAATTTGTAAAAATTTATTTGCATGGCGAACAATCTAAAATAGGTGTTTTGGTTAAATTAAAAGTAGATGATTTTTCTAAAACTGAAGATAAAATGTTGCAAGATTTTGCTATGGATTTAGCTTTACATGTGGCTGCTCTTGCTCCTATTTATTTGAGAAATGATGATGTTTGTCCAAATTATATTAAAGAGCAAGAAGAGATATTTGCTAAACAATTAGAACTTAGTGGGAAGTCAGAAAGCATAGTTAAAGGCATAGTTGCTGGAAAAATAAAAAAACATCTTGCTGAAATTTCTCTTCTTGAACAAGGTTTTGTAAAAAATGATAAACTCACTGTTAGGGAGATGTTGGAAGAGGTTTCAAAAGCAATTTCAAGCAAGATAGAAATAGTTGAGTTTAAGTATTTAAGAATAGGATAG
- the rseP gene encoding RIP metalloprotease RseP: MYILFSVLALSFIIFIHELGHFLFAKLFKVKVEVFSVGIGPSILKFKINSTEYRLSPIILGGYCKLKGFDHLEKELKANKELEADKDSLFGISHFKRILIYFAGPLFNLIFSFIVFIFISMMGIIYFDHSSKVSILNKNSFLKDKFRDGDIILKVNNKKIEYFSDLRNIIPEKKSTVTFDVLRGKENITFEETVSLQDFLKEIGPWIDLVVADVVLDSPAKIAGMKSGDEIISIDNILLKNKRDLDDLLKNLNSDVVEIKFSRNGEIFSSKLVFQDKSKMIGIYFSPPLKRLIKVENVSSAIKNSFFKVVNALQDILYSIFLLITNFLNTSKSVSGPVGIIGILSSSYSLGLLYWINNISVLSLILAGMNLFFIVIPVFDGGQIFISFIELLRGKRFKAKTIYSFYSFGIFFALFLFGLGLFNDLKGLLHILN, encoded by the coding sequence ATGTATATTCTTTTTAGTGTGCTGGCTCTTAGTTTTATAATATTTATTCATGAGCTGGGGCACTTTTTATTTGCCAAGCTTTTTAAAGTTAAGGTTGAAGTTTTTTCTGTGGGTATAGGTCCTAGTATATTAAAGTTTAAAATTAATAGTACTGAGTATAGACTTTCTCCAATTATTCTAGGAGGATATTGCAAGCTTAAAGGATTTGATCACCTAGAAAAGGAACTTAAGGCAAATAAAGAATTAGAAGCAGATAAAGATTCTTTGTTTGGAATTTCACATTTTAAAAGAATTTTAATATATTTTGCAGGTCCTTTATTTAATTTGATTTTTTCATTTATTGTTTTCATTTTTATAAGTATGATGGGTATTATATATTTTGACCATTCTTCAAAGGTTAGTATTTTAAATAAAAATTCTTTTTTAAAAGATAAATTTAGAGATGGTGATATTATATTAAAGGTTAATAATAAAAAAATTGAATATTTCTCTGATTTGAGAAATATTATTCCGGAAAAAAAATCTACAGTTACATTTGATGTTTTAAGGGGAAAGGAAAATATTACTTTTGAAGAGACCGTTAGTTTGCAAGATTTTTTAAAAGAAATTGGCCCTTGGATTGATCTTGTGGTAGCAGATGTAGTTTTAGATTCGCCTGCTAAAATTGCGGGAATGAAATCGGGTGACGAAATAATTAGCATTGATAATATTCTTTTGAAAAATAAAAGAGATTTAGATGATTTGCTTAAGAATTTAAATTCAGATGTTGTGGAGATTAAGTTTTCTAGGAATGGAGAAATTTTTTCTTCAAAATTAGTATTTCAGGATAAAAGTAAAATGATTGGCATATATTTTTCACCGCCTTTAAAAAGGCTAATTAAAGTAGAAAATGTTTCAAGTGCTATTAAGAATTCTTTTTTTAAGGTTGTAAATGCTTTGCAAGACATTTTGTATTCTATTTTTTTATTGATAACAAATTTTTTAAATACCTCCAAGAGTGTATCAGGCCCTGTTGGAATTATAGGAATTCTCTCTTCATCTTATTCTTTAGGACTATTGTATTGGATTAATAACATTTCTGTCTTGAGTTTAATTCTTGCCGGCATGAATTTGTTTTTTATTGTAATACCTGTTTTTGACGGGGGACAAATTTTTATCAGCTTTATTGAACTTTTACGTGGAAAAAGATTTAAGGCCAAAACCATTTATTCTTTTTATAGCTTTGGTATTTTTTTTGCACTGTTTCTTTTTGGCTTAGGCCTTTTTAACGATTTGAAGGGTCTTTTACATATATTAAATTAA
- the recA gene encoding recombinase RecA: MSKLKEKREKVAVSIERSSKEEAVELARVQIEKTFGKGSLIKMGESPVGKGIKSISSGSIVLDEALGIGGYPRGRIIEIFGPESSGKTTLTLQAIAEVQKEGGIAAFIDAEHALDPVYAKALGVNVAELWLSQPDTGEQALEIAEHLIRSGGIDLIVVDSVAALTPKLEIDGEMGDSQIGLQARLMSKALRKITGILSKSNTCIMFINQIRMRIGIMFGNPETTTGGNALKFYASLRLEVRKVEQITRSGSSDDVIGNKIRVKIVKNKVAPPFRKVELVIYFGKGISREAGILDAAIKHNLIQKTGSWYSLGDNKLGQGRESVIEYLSKEVELTNDLDKRLRKVIFNNFDQEDVSFIEYKENESE; encoded by the coding sequence ATGTCAAAGTTAAAGGAAAAAAGAGAAAAAGTTGCTGTTAGTATAGAGAGATCAAGCAAAGAGGAAGCTGTTGAGCTTGCAAGAGTTCAAATAGAAAAAACTTTTGGGAAAGGAAGTCTTATTAAGATGGGGGAATCCCCTGTTGGGAAAGGCATAAAGAGTATTTCAAGTGGATCTATTGTATTAGATGAAGCTCTTGGCATTGGTGGATATCCTAGGGGGCGCATAATAGAAATTTTTGGCCCTGAGTCGTCTGGCAAGACCACTTTAACTCTACAAGCAATTGCTGAGGTGCAAAAAGAAGGAGGCATAGCTGCTTTTATTGATGCAGAGCATGCTCTTGATCCTGTTTATGCAAAAGCTTTGGGGGTTAATGTTGCAGAACTTTGGCTTAGTCAGCCTGATACTGGAGAACAAGCTCTTGAGATTGCCGAACATTTAATTAGAAGTGGTGGTATTGATTTAATTGTAGTTGATTCTGTGGCAGCTTTGACCCCAAAATTAGAGATAGATGGGGAAATGGGGGATTCTCAGATTGGTCTTCAAGCAAGGTTAATGAGTAAGGCTCTTAGAAAGATTACAGGTATACTTTCTAAATCTAATACTTGTATTATGTTTATTAATCAAATAAGAATGAGGATTGGTATTATGTTTGGCAATCCTGAGACTACTACTGGTGGGAATGCTTTAAAATTTTATGCATCTCTTAGGCTTGAGGTTAGAAAAGTCGAACAAATAACCAGATCAGGCTCAAGCGATGATGTTATTGGCAATAAGATCAGAGTTAAGATTGTGAAGAATAAGGTTGCCCCACCTTTTCGTAAAGTAGAATTGGTAATTTATTTTGGGAAAGGTATTTCTAGGGAAGCTGGTATTTTGGATGCTGCTATTAAGCATAATTTAATACAAAAAACAGGTTCTTGGTATTCATTAGGAGATAATAAGTTGGGACAGGGAAGAGAGAGTGTTATTGAGTATCTTAGTAAAGAAGTAGAACTTACAAATGATTTGGATAAAAGACTTAGAAAAGTAATTTTTAATAATTTTGATCAAGAGGATGTTAGTTTTATTGAATATAAGGAAAATGAAAGTGAGTAG
- a CDS encoding tetratricopeptide repeat protein, whose product MAKNNLLVFFIAIIFVFVSIIVVFYNSLSKDYVKSGGEIVENLEKDLNDYLKENDVKEREKISLRIKELILKEKEISSYFISRFYLAKAVYLQSQSQYDEAIKDLDIVIKAKGIESEIAFINKATIYEKMGLKEDALLVYEDLIKNTSLGFLKVRALLSKAILIEEKDKDLAVKVYEEIVKFPYENNLYINIANNKILELKQN is encoded by the coding sequence ATGGCTAAGAATAATCTTTTAGTTTTCTTTATTGCTATTATTTTTGTGTTTGTATCTATTATTGTTGTTTTTTATAATTCTTTAAGTAAAGATTATGTAAAGAGTGGTGGTGAAATAGTAGAAAATCTTGAAAAGGATTTAAATGATTATTTAAAAGAAAATGATGTCAAAGAGAGAGAAAAAATATCTCTTAGGATAAAGGAACTTATTTTAAAGGAAAAAGAAATTTCATCTTACTTTATTTCAAGATTTTATTTAGCTAAAGCTGTTTATTTGCAAAGTCAATCACAGTATGATGAGGCTATTAAGGATTTAGATATTGTTATTAAGGCAAAAGGTATTGAAAGCGAAATTGCTTTTATCAATAAAGCTACAATTTATGAAAAAATGGGATTAAAAGAAGATGCTTTATTAGTTTATGAGGATCTTATCAAGAACACTAGTTTAGGGTTTTTAAAGGTAAGAGCTCTTTTAAGTAAGGCAATATTGATTGAGGAAAAAGATAAAGACCTTGCTGTGAAAGTATATGAAGAGATTGTTAAATTCCCATATGAAAATAATTTATATATAAATATAGCAAATAATAAAATTTTAGAACTTAAACAAAATTAA
- the uppS gene encoding polyprenyl diphosphate synthase → MNKSSLPSHVGIIMDGNRRWALGKGLSFSEGYKEGLKRAKEIVKHSLKIGIKYLSFYVFSTENWKRDDCEIEELMFLIASYLRAEFNFYKKNGIKIIVSGDVDSLGEEVKSSIKDSVSFSKNFNNLVLNLAINYGGRNEILRAVRKFVSNNFDLKSLDENTFSNFLDNPELPDLDLLIRTGGNIRISNFFLWRIAYSELIFSNVLWPEYYENRYSKDLECFQLRRRNFGR, encoded by the coding sequence ATGAATAAAAGTTCTCTTCCAAGTCATGTTGGAATCATCATGGATGGCAATAGAAGGTGGGCTTTAGGTAAGGGATTGTCTTTTTCAGAAGGTTATAAAGAAGGTCTTAAAAGAGCAAAAGAAATAGTTAAGCATTCTTTAAAGATAGGTATCAAATATTTATCCTTTTATGTGTTTTCTACTGAAAATTGGAAAAGGGATGATTGTGAGATAGAAGAGTTAATGTTTTTGATTGCTAGCTATTTGAGGGCTGAATTTAATTTTTACAAAAAAAATGGAATAAAAATAATAGTTTCAGGAGATGTTGACTCCTTAGGTGAAGAAGTAAAAAGTTCGATAAAAGATTCTGTCAGCTTTTCTAAAAATTTTAACAATCTTGTTTTAAATTTGGCAATCAATTATGGAGGGCGCAATGAAATACTTCGAGCTGTTAGAAAATTTGTTTCAAATAATTTTGATTTAAAGTCTTTAGATGAGAATACTTTTTCCAATTTTTTGGACAATCCAGAACTTCCTGATCTTGATCTTTTAATACGTACAGGCGGAAATATTAGAATAAGTAATTTTTTCTTATGGAGGATTGCTTATTCTGAATTAATTTTTTCAAATGTTTTGTGGCCTGAATATTATGAGAATAGGTATAGTAAGGATTTAGAATGTTTTCAGCTTAGAAGAAGAAATTTTGGGAGATGA